In the Bifidobacterium catenulatum PV20-2 genome, one interval contains:
- the rpoZ gene encoding DNA-directed RNA polymerase subunit omega — protein MAFGTQPTPTGLAEPPIDDLMEHADSKYALAIFAAKRARQINSYFTQLNEGLLQNVGPLVEYQNQEKPLSIAFREINDGLLEETLGEDDLTEGN, from the coding sequence ATGGCATTCGGCACTCAGCCAACCCCGACCGGTCTTGCGGAACCGCCGATCGATGATTTGATGGAGCATGCTGACTCCAAGTACGCACTGGCTATTTTCGCAGCCAAGCGTGCCCGTCAGATCAATTCCTATTTCACCCAGCTTAACGAGGGCCTGCTGCAGAACGTCGGCCCGCTGGTGGAGTATCAGAATCAGGAGAAGCCGCTATCCATCGCCTTCCGTGAAATCAACGACGGTCTGCTTGAGGAGACCCTCGGCGAAGACGATCTGACCGAAGGCAACTGA
- the gmk gene encoding guanylate kinase, with amino-acid sequence MTDSRHGRLIVLCGPAGVGKGTVLGRVREQHPQIWLSVSATTRKPRPGEVDGVNYFFMTEQEFLAKEDAGEFLETADVFGLAHYGTPVKPVVEHLEQNIPVILEIDIQGARSVKQRAGELGLDVVTVFIAPPSFEELERRLVGRGTETPEQQAKRLETAKIELAAEPEFDKVIVNNVVDDAANELWNLIAAEFNL; translated from the coding sequence ATGACTGACTCTCGTCATGGACGTTTGATTGTGCTTTGTGGTCCCGCCGGTGTTGGCAAGGGCACCGTTTTGGGACGCGTGCGTGAGCAGCATCCGCAGATTTGGCTGTCGGTATCCGCAACGACCCGTAAACCACGTCCAGGCGAAGTGGATGGCGTCAATTATTTCTTCATGACCGAACAGGAGTTTCTCGCCAAAGAAGATGCCGGTGAGTTTTTGGAAACCGCTGACGTCTTCGGTCTTGCCCACTACGGCACGCCCGTGAAACCAGTCGTGGAACATCTAGAACAGAATATTCCCGTCATTCTAGAAATCGACATCCAAGGTGCCCGTAGCGTCAAGCAGCGCGCGGGGGAGCTGGGTCTTGATGTGGTGACCGTGTTCATTGCGCCGCCGTCATTCGAGGAATTGGAGCGTCGTCTTGTCGGGCGTGGTACCGAAACCCCGGAACAGCAGGCGAAACGTTTGGAAACCGCGAAAATCGAGCTTGCCGCTGAACCTGAATTCGACAAAGTCATCGTCAATAATGTTGTCGATGATGCTGCAAATGAACTGTGGAATCTTATTGCAGCGGAATTCAATCTGTAA
- the carA gene encoding glutamine-hydrolyzing carbamoyl-phosphate synthase small subunit, which produces MFDPQDAVLVLEDGQVYVGEPYGAIGTTSGEIVFATGMTGYQETLTDPSYDRQIVVQTFPHIGNTGINGEDPESTRIWVAGYVVRDPSPNVSNWRANGSLDDDLEANKIVGISRIDTRKLVRHLRSAGVMRAAIFSGDALLDDNGKLRTIESMLDEVKSTPQMKGMSLYDEVSTKEAYTIEPCGEFAGKEPLFTIAAVDLGIKAMTPHRMAERGCRVHVVPSSITFDELEALHPDGVFFSNGPGDPEQAAPEVNLLRQVLDAGYPFFGICFGNQLLGRALGFGTYKLKFGHRGINQPVKDMTTGKIEITAHNHGFAVDAPIGETVDAPFENGKYGKVFVSHIDLNDNVVEGLQCVDIPAFSVQYHPEAAAGPHDAAYLFDRFVDLMRSAKEGTHNA; this is translated from the coding sequence ATGTTTGACCCTCAAGATGCCGTTCTCGTTCTCGAAGACGGACAGGTGTATGTGGGTGAGCCTTACGGCGCGATCGGCACGACCAGCGGGGAGATCGTTTTCGCGACCGGCATGACCGGTTATCAGGAGACGCTTACGGACCCCAGCTACGATCGTCAGATCGTGGTACAGACGTTCCCTCATATTGGGAACACGGGAATCAATGGGGAGGATCCGGAATCCACGCGAATCTGGGTTGCCGGCTATGTCGTGCGCGATCCCAGCCCGAACGTGAGTAATTGGCGTGCCAACGGCAGCCTTGATGATGATCTGGAAGCCAACAAGATTGTTGGCATCAGCCGTATCGACACCCGCAAGCTGGTGCGTCACCTGCGTTCCGCCGGTGTGATGCGTGCTGCGATTTTCTCCGGTGACGCCCTGCTTGACGACAATGGCAAGCTGCGTACCATCGAATCCATGCTCGACGAGGTCAAATCCACTCCGCAGATGAAGGGGATGAGCCTCTACGACGAGGTCAGCACCAAGGAAGCCTACACCATCGAACCGTGTGGTGAATTCGCGGGCAAGGAACCGCTGTTCACCATCGCCGCGGTCGATCTTGGCATCAAGGCCATGACTCCGCATCGTATGGCTGAACGCGGTTGCCGTGTGCATGTGGTGCCTTCCAGCATCACGTTCGACGAGCTTGAAGCTCTCCATCCTGATGGTGTTTTCTTCTCCAATGGTCCGGGAGATCCGGAACAGGCCGCCCCTGAAGTGAACTTGCTTCGTCAGGTGCTTGATGCAGGTTATCCGTTCTTCGGCATCTGCTTCGGCAACCAGCTGCTCGGACGTGCGCTTGGCTTCGGTACGTACAAGCTGAAGTTCGGCCACCGTGGCATCAACCAGCCGGTCAAAGACATGACCACCGGCAAAATCGAAATCACCGCGCACAACCACGGTTTCGCCGTCGACGCGCCGATCGGCGAAACCGTTGACGCACCGTTCGAAAACGGCAAGTACGGCAAGGTGTTCGTCAGCCACATCGATCTGAACGACAATGTGGTTGAAGGCCTGCAGTGCGTCGATATTCCGGCATTCTCCGTGCAGTACCATCCGGAGGCCGCAGCCGGCCCGCACGATGCCGCATACCTGTTCGATCGTTTCGTGGATCTCATGCGTTCCGCCAAGGAGGGAACCCACAATGCCTAA
- the pyrF gene encoding orotidine-5'-phosphate decarboxylase, which translates to MVSSLSSEEMSAQRSDFGLRLSNSMAKYGPLCVGIDPHRQLLTDWGYNVDALGAELYSMRMLQAANGRAAAVKFQFSMFERYGSKGIVALERVLYAARQMGIITIVDCLHGGLPTTVSAFADAYFKPGSPLLADAITLLPYYGARSLGGVINDALNNGRGVFIASLTSNQEGASLQTAIRQAGEYKGRTVAYGIASTAQKFNKGNDGMGSVGLIIGATIGQWINDSGVDPAKFTGPILSPGYGWQGAETRDLKTVFKGTKGNVLVTVSRFIAAHGPDIAALSAATESVALDIRQALIEAQNEIDDEVLDDDEEE; encoded by the coding sequence ATGGTAAGTAGCCTCAGTAGTGAAGAGATGAGTGCCCAGCGTTCGGATTTCGGTCTGCGTCTGAGCAATTCCATGGCCAAATATGGTCCGCTGTGTGTGGGCATCGACCCGCATCGGCAACTCCTTACCGACTGGGGCTACAATGTGGACGCCTTAGGCGCGGAACTGTACTCCATGCGCATGTTGCAGGCAGCCAATGGGAGAGCGGCGGCCGTCAAATTCCAGTTCTCCATGTTCGAGCGTTACGGTTCGAAAGGCATCGTGGCGCTCGAACGGGTACTGTATGCGGCCCGTCAGATGGGAATCATCACCATTGTCGACTGCCTGCACGGCGGTCTGCCGACTACAGTGTCCGCATTCGCCGACGCCTATTTCAAGCCGGGATCTCCTCTGCTGGCTGATGCCATCACCTTGTTGCCGTACTACGGCGCACGTTCTTTGGGTGGCGTGATCAACGACGCGCTCAACAACGGTCGAGGCGTGTTCATCGCATCGTTGACTTCGAATCAAGAGGGTGCCAGCCTGCAGACGGCCATTCGTCAGGCGGGCGAATACAAGGGCAGAACCGTGGCCTACGGCATCGCCAGCACAGCGCAGAAATTCAACAAGGGCAATGACGGTATGGGTTCCGTAGGCTTGATCATCGGTGCCACCATCGGTCAGTGGATCAATGATTCCGGTGTCGATCCAGCCAAGTTCACTGGTCCTATTCTGTCTCCGGGCTACGGATGGCAGGGTGCTGAAACCCGCGACCTCAAGACGGTATTCAAAGGCACCAAGGGCAATGTGCTTGTCACTGTATCTCGTTTTATCGCCGCACACGGCCCGGATATTGCCGCTCTGAGCGCGGCCACGGAATCCGTGGCGCTCGATATTCGTCAGGCGCTTATTGAAGCGCAGAACGAAATCGATGATGAGGTTTTGGACGACGACGAAGAGGAGTAA
- the carB gene encoding carbamoyl-phosphate synthase large subunit, with product MPKRTDIKSVMVIGSGPIVIGQAAEFDYSGTQACRVLREEGIRVILVNSNPATIMTDPEMADATYIEPISTPILEQIIAKERPDALLPTLGGQTALNAAMALGEAGVLKKYNVELIGASLEAIDRGEDRELFKKVVEEAGAESARSDIAHSLEEVDKIAEKFGYPLVVRPSFTMGGLGSGIAHDEEELHRIAGAGIHYSPTDEVLIEEGIEGWKEYELELMRDRKDNVVVVCPIENVDPVGVHTGDSITVAPVFTLTDREYQKLRDIGIAIIRGVGVDTGGCNIQFAINPNTGRIIVIEMNPRVSRSSALASKATGFPIAKIATKLALGYTLDEIQNDITQSTPASFEPTIDYVVTKVPRFAFEKFPGADPTLTTSMKSVGEAMALAGNFQESLGKAMRSIDKRHMGFSWDGDKPSAQEVNELLDAIKVPTEHRYLQIQRALWGGATEQQIFDATKIDPWFIRQFELINETALEIKGAEKLSRKLLKKAKLAGLSDLQIAHLRRLGDEGENTIRELRWSYDLRPVFKTVDTCAAEFDAVTPYYYSCYADESELRPREREAVIILGSGPNRIGQGIEFDYTCVHAVQELGKDYDTIMVNCNPETVSTDYDMSDRLYFEPLTFEDVLEIYEAEKKMGPVKGVIVQLGGQTPLSLAARLKAAGVPILGTTPESIDLAENRELFGEVLKKAEMNAPRYGTALSLDEAREAAHNIGYPVLVRPSYVLGGRGMEIVYDDAQLRKYVDRALKEAQADTVVSGRLPSPLLIDKFLQDAVEIDVDALFDGEELYIGGIMEHVEEAGVHSGDAACTLPPSTLSDDQIRRLREGTYAIAKGCGVQGLINVQYAFMANTLYVIEANPRASRTVPFASKATGVALAKAAARIMAGETIQQQRDNDLLLPHGDGGDIRRGQQVAVKESVLPFKRFRTPLGKTVDVLLGPEMRSTGEVMGFDRDFPHAFAKSQLAAYDGGLPTSGNVFISVNDTDKRQLPLFAARLVELGFNIWATEGTASVLRRYGIDSKIVDKISVRMDSDPDDPITTYHAEGSVGKNVVQLIEEGAIDLILNTPNSRGSRSDGYAIRSAAIAADLPQFTTMTEFSAVLMAIEAVRNNDYQIMSIQDHSQQLFELESRE from the coding sequence ATGCCTAAGCGCACAGACATCAAGTCCGTGATGGTCATCGGCTCCGGTCCGATTGTGATCGGCCAGGCCGCAGAATTCGATTACTCGGGCACCCAGGCCTGCCGCGTGCTTCGCGAGGAAGGCATTCGAGTCATTCTCGTCAACTCCAACCCGGCCACCATCATGACCGATCCGGAAATGGCGGATGCCACCTATATCGAGCCGATCTCTACGCCGATCCTCGAGCAGATCATCGCCAAGGAACGTCCTGACGCCCTGCTGCCGACCCTAGGTGGTCAGACCGCACTGAACGCAGCCATGGCACTGGGCGAGGCCGGCGTGCTCAAGAAGTACAACGTCGAGCTGATTGGCGCTTCCCTTGAAGCCATCGACCGTGGTGAGGATCGTGAACTCTTCAAGAAGGTCGTTGAGGAGGCTGGCGCCGAATCCGCACGTTCTGATATTGCCCATTCCCTCGAAGAGGTCGATAAGATCGCTGAGAAGTTCGGCTATCCGCTGGTTGTGCGACCGAGCTTCACCATGGGTGGTCTTGGTTCCGGCATCGCGCACGACGAAGAGGAACTGCACCGCATCGCAGGCGCAGGCATCCATTATTCCCCGACCGACGAGGTGCTGATCGAAGAAGGCATCGAAGGCTGGAAGGAATATGAACTCGAGCTGATGCGCGACAGGAAAGACAACGTCGTGGTCGTCTGCCCGATTGAGAACGTGGATCCTGTCGGTGTGCACACCGGCGATTCCATTACCGTGGCGCCTGTGTTCACTCTGACCGATCGCGAGTATCAGAAGCTTCGTGATATCGGCATCGCCATCATTCGTGGCGTGGGCGTCGATACTGGCGGCTGCAACATCCAGTTCGCCATCAACCCGAACACTGGACGCATCATCGTCATCGAAATGAACCCGCGTGTGTCCCGTTCCTCCGCTCTGGCGTCCAAGGCAACCGGCTTCCCGATCGCGAAGATCGCCACCAAGCTGGCTCTTGGCTACACGCTCGATGAAATCCAGAACGATATCACGCAGTCCACTCCGGCCAGCTTCGAGCCGACCATCGACTACGTGGTCACCAAGGTTCCGCGTTTCGCCTTCGAAAAGTTCCCGGGTGCCGATCCGACGCTGACCACCTCCATGAAGTCCGTGGGCGAGGCCATGGCTCTGGCAGGCAACTTCCAGGAATCCCTCGGCAAGGCCATGCGCTCCATCGACAAGCGCCACATGGGCTTCAGTTGGGATGGCGACAAACCTTCCGCACAGGAAGTCAATGAGCTGCTGGACGCCATCAAGGTGCCGACCGAGCATCGCTATCTGCAGATTCAGCGCGCCCTGTGGGGAGGCGCCACCGAACAGCAGATCTTCGATGCCACCAAGATCGACCCATGGTTCATTCGCCAGTTCGAACTCATCAATGAGACAGCTCTTGAAATCAAGGGAGCGGAGAAGCTTAGCCGCAAGCTGTTGAAGAAGGCGAAGCTGGCTGGTCTTTCCGATCTGCAGATCGCCCACCTGCGTCGCTTGGGAGACGAAGGCGAAAACACGATCCGCGAGCTTCGTTGGTCGTATGATCTTCGCCCGGTCTTCAAGACGGTCGATACTTGCGCTGCCGAGTTCGACGCGGTGACTCCGTACTACTACTCCTGCTATGCGGACGAAAGCGAACTGCGCCCGCGTGAGCGCGAAGCCGTGATTATTCTCGGCTCCGGTCCGAATCGTATCGGTCAGGGCATCGAGTTCGACTATACCTGCGTGCATGCCGTGCAGGAACTGGGCAAGGACTATGACACCATCATGGTCAACTGCAACCCGGAAACTGTGTCAACCGATTACGACATGTCCGATCGCCTGTACTTCGAACCGCTCACCTTCGAAGACGTGCTCGAAATCTACGAGGCCGAAAAGAAGATGGGCCCTGTCAAGGGCGTTATCGTTCAGCTTGGTGGCCAGACCCCGTTGTCTCTGGCAGCTCGCCTGAAGGCTGCTGGCGTGCCGATTCTCGGCACCACGCCTGAATCCATCGATCTGGCTGAAAACCGTGAGCTCTTCGGCGAAGTGCTGAAGAAGGCCGAGATGAACGCGCCTCGCTACGGTACCGCTCTGAGCCTTGATGAAGCCCGTGAAGCGGCACACAACATCGGTTACCCAGTGCTGGTGCGCCCGAGCTACGTGCTTGGTGGTCGTGGCATGGAAATCGTGTACGACGATGCCCAGTTACGCAAGTACGTGGATCGCGCATTGAAGGAAGCCCAGGCCGATACCGTGGTTTCTGGCCGTCTGCCTTCTCCGCTGCTGATTGACAAGTTCCTGCAGGACGCCGTGGAAATCGACGTTGATGCCCTGTTCGACGGCGAGGAGCTGTATATCGGCGGCATTATGGAGCATGTTGAGGAAGCCGGTGTGCACTCCGGCGACGCCGCATGCACCTTGCCTCCGAGCACCCTTTCCGATGATCAGATTCGTCGCCTGCGCGAGGGCACCTATGCCATCGCCAAGGGCTGTGGCGTGCAAGGCCTGATCAACGTGCAGTACGCTTTCATGGCCAACACGCTGTACGTCATCGAGGCGAATCCGCGTGCCTCCCGTACCGTACCGTTCGCTTCCAAGGCGACCGGCGTGGCACTGGCCAAGGCAGCGGCCCGCATCATGGCTGGCGAAACCATTCAGCAGCAGCGTGACAACGACTTGCTGTTGCCTCACGGCGATGGCGGTGATATTCGCCGCGGTCAGCAGGTTGCCGTTAAGGAATCCGTGCTTCCGTTCAAGCGTTTCCGCACGCCGCTCGGCAAGACCGTCGACGTGTTGCTTGGGCCGGAGATGCGTTCCACCGGCGAGGTCATGGGCTTTGACCGTGACTTCCCGCATGCGTTCGCCAAGAGCCAGCTGGCCGCTTATGACGGTGGCTTGCCGACAAGCGGCAACGTGTTCATTTCCGTGAACGACACCGACAAGCGTCAGCTGCCGTTGTTCGCCGCACGCTTGGTGGAGCTTGGCTTCAACATTTGGGCCACCGAGGGTACCGCATCCGTGTTGCGTCGCTATGGCATCGACTCCAAGATCGTTGATAAGATCAGCGTTCGTATGGATTCCGATCCGGATGATCCAATCACCACCTACCATGCGGAAGGCAGCGTCGGCAAGAATGTCGTACAGTTGATCGAAGAAGGTGCCATCGATCTGATTCTCAACACGCCGAACTCCCGTGGCTCCCGTTCCGACGGCTATGCCATCCGTTCGGCGGCCATTGCTGCGGATCTGCCTCAGTTCACCACCATGACGGAATTCTCCGCCGTGTTGATGGCCATCGAGGCTGTGCGCAATAATGATTATCAGATCATGAGCATTCAGGATCATTCCCAGCAGCTGTTCGAGTTGGAAAGCCGTGAGTAA
- the efp gene encoding elongation factor P, producing the protein MAQTTNDIKNGSVLNLDGQLWAVIKFQHVKPGKGPAFVRTTIKNVLSGKIVDKTFNAGMKMEFETVDNRNLQYSYEDGDNFVFMDMTTYDQIYIPKTLVGDQAKFLLEGTDCVVSFHDGTPLSVELPASVILTVTHTEPGLQGNRSNAGTKPATVETGAEIQVPLFIGEGEKVKVNTTDGSYLGREN; encoded by the coding sequence TTGGCACAGACTACCAATGACATCAAGAACGGTTCCGTCCTGAACCTCGATGGCCAGCTGTGGGCCGTCATCAAGTTCCAGCACGTCAAGCCGGGCAAGGGCCCTGCTTTCGTGCGCACCACCATCAAGAACGTCCTCTCGGGCAAGATCGTCGACAAGACCTTCAATGCCGGCATGAAGATGGAATTCGAAACCGTCGACAACCGCAACCTCCAGTACTCCTACGAGGACGGCGACAACTTCGTGTTCATGGATATGACCACCTACGATCAGATCTACATTCCGAAGACTCTCGTCGGCGATCAGGCCAAGTTCCTGCTGGAAGGAACCGACTGCGTCGTGTCCTTCCACGACGGCACCCCGCTGTCCGTCGAACTGCCGGCTTCCGTGATCCTGACCGTTACCCATACCGAACCGGGTCTGCAGGGCAACCGTTCCAACGCCGGTACCAAGCCGGCCACCGTTGAAACTGGTGCCGAGATTCAGGTTCCGCTGTTCATCGGCGAAGGCGAGAAGGTCAAGGTGAACACCACCGACGGCTCCTACCTCGGCCGCGAGAACTGA
- the ilvD gene encoding dihydroxy-acid dehydratase, translated as MEMRSAKLMNGRVFAGARALYRAAGVDGKDFGKPIIAIANSFDEFLPGHVHLNKVGRLISEAIKEAGGIPREFNTMAVDDGIAMGHTGMLYSLPSRDIIADTVEYQVNAHCADALICIPNCDKVVPGMLMAALRLNIPTVFVSGGPMEAGTTVLPDGTVKKNTDLIDVMYASADDNLNEEDLLAYEKTVCPTCGSCAGMFTANSMNCLTEAIGLALPGNGTILASHSYRKDLFKRAAEQIVKIAKQYYDDDDESVLPRSIATKEAFENAMTMDVAMGGSTNTVLHILAMAQSADVDFTLDDIERISHTVPCICKASPSGEWEISDVHRAGGITGILGELDRAGKLHRDVHSIDYKTLEDKLNDWDIMRDTCTEQAKQMYLAAPGHIVSPDPWTHTTLFDSLDRDRVNGAIHDIDHPAVTEGGLAVLRGNLAPDGCVVKTAGVPKEIWTFRGPALVVESQEQAIEVILNDTLKPGMALVIRYEGPKGGPGMQEMLYPTSFVKGKGIGKQVAMLTDGRYSGGSSGLAIGHIAPEAANKGPIALIKNGDIINIDIPNRTVNVELSDEELAQRRTELEAGDGYVAHRDRKVSQALKAYAAFARSADKGATRDPELINKLSGLA; from the coding sequence ATGGAAATGCGATCTGCAAAACTGATGAATGGACGAGTATTCGCGGGCGCACGCGCCCTCTACCGTGCCGCTGGCGTGGACGGTAAGGATTTCGGCAAACCGATTATCGCCATTGCCAATTCCTTCGATGAGTTCCTGCCCGGCCACGTGCACCTGAACAAGGTTGGTCGACTGATCTCCGAGGCCATCAAGGAGGCCGGCGGCATCCCGCGTGAGTTCAACACGATGGCCGTTGACGACGGCATCGCCATGGGACACACCGGCATGCTGTACTCCCTGCCGAGCCGTGACATCATCGCCGACACTGTGGAATATCAGGTGAACGCGCACTGTGCCGACGCCCTGATCTGCATCCCGAACTGCGACAAGGTCGTGCCGGGCATGCTGATGGCCGCTCTGCGTCTGAACATCCCGACCGTATTCGTGTCCGGCGGTCCGATGGAGGCCGGCACCACGGTGCTTCCCGACGGAACCGTGAAGAAGAACACCGATCTGATCGACGTGATGTATGCCTCCGCCGACGACAATCTGAACGAAGAGGATCTGCTCGCCTATGAGAAGACCGTCTGCCCGACCTGTGGTTCCTGCGCCGGCATGTTCACCGCGAATTCGATGAACTGCTTGACCGAGGCCATCGGCCTGGCCCTGCCAGGCAATGGCACCATTCTGGCTTCGCACTCCTACCGCAAGGATTTGTTCAAGCGCGCCGCCGAGCAGATCGTCAAAATCGCCAAGCAGTATTACGACGACGATGACGAGAGCGTGCTCCCGCGTTCCATCGCCACCAAGGAAGCGTTCGAGAACGCCATGACCATGGATGTGGCCATGGGCGGCTCCACCAACACAGTGCTACACATCCTCGCCATGGCGCAGTCCGCCGACGTGGACTTCACGCTTGACGACATCGAGCGCATCTCCCACACCGTGCCCTGCATCTGCAAGGCTTCGCCGTCCGGCGAATGGGAGATCTCCGACGTGCATCGCGCAGGTGGCATCACCGGCATCCTCGGCGAACTCGACCGTGCCGGCAAGCTGCACCGCGACGTGCATTCCATCGATTACAAGACGCTTGAGGACAAGCTCAACGACTGGGACATCATGCGTGATACCTGCACCGAGCAGGCCAAGCAGATGTATCTGGCCGCTCCGGGCCACATCGTATCTCCTGATCCGTGGACGCACACCACTCTGTTCGATTCCCTCGACCGCGACCGTGTGAACGGCGCAATCCACGACATCGACCATCCAGCCGTCACCGAAGGCGGTCTGGCCGTGCTGCGCGGTAACCTCGCCCCTGACGGCTGCGTGGTGAAGACCGCCGGTGTGCCGAAGGAGATTTGGACCTTCCGTGGACCGGCACTGGTCGTCGAATCCCAGGAACAGGCCATCGAGGTCATCCTCAACGACACCCTGAAGCCCGGTATGGCGCTGGTTATCCGTTACGAGGGCCCGAAGGGCGGCCCTGGCATGCAGGAAATGCTGTACCCAACGTCGTTCGTCAAGGGCAAGGGTATCGGCAAGCAGGTCGCCATGCTGACCGACGGCCGCTACTCCGGCGGCTCCTCCGGTCTGGCCATCGGCCATATCGCTCCCGAGGCGGCGAACAAGGGCCCGATCGCCTTGATCAAGAACGGCGACATCATTAACATTGATATCCCGAACCGTACGGTGAACGTCGAGCTTTCCGACGAAGAGCTGGCCCAGCGCCGCACCGAACTCGAAGCCGGCGACGGCTATGTGGCGCACCGCGACCGCAAGGTCTCCCAGGCGCTGAAGGCCTACGCGGCCTTCGCCCGTTCCGCAGATAAGGGTGCCACGCGCGATCCGGAGCTGATCAACAAGCTTTCCGGTCTCGCCTGA
- the metK gene encoding methionine adenosyltransferase: protein MAELKLISAESVTEGHPDKVCDQISDAILDDMLAQDPQSHVAVETCATVGQFFVFGEVTSEGYSDIQDIVRSVVRNIGYISSRIGLDADSCGVTVSLTEQSSEINQGVARLSGEAESQASREQRYEAQGAGDQGVMFGYACDETDALMPLPIYLAHRLAYRLTQVRKNGEVPHLRPDGKTQVTVEYDENDTPVRLDTVLVSTQHDPQVDQAWLKEQLTEHVIRPVLDDVLADRVAHDEYRVLVNPTGSFVLGGPAADAGLTGRKIIVDTYGGAAHHGGGAFSGKDPSKVDRSAAYAARWVAKNIVAAGLAHKVEVQVAYAIGVADPVSINVETYGTEIGVTREQIQQAVRKVFDLRPAAIIDELDLKRPIYSKTAAYGHFGRNDADFTWETTNKVDELKAAIEG, encoded by the coding sequence ATGGCTGAATTGAAATTGATTTCCGCTGAGTCGGTAACGGAGGGGCATCCAGACAAGGTCTGCGATCAAATTTCCGACGCGATTCTGGATGATATGCTTGCCCAGGATCCGCAGTCTCATGTGGCTGTGGAGACGTGCGCCACCGTCGGCCAGTTCTTCGTTTTCGGAGAGGTGACGAGCGAAGGGTATTCCGACATTCAGGACATCGTGCGTTCCGTGGTGCGTAATATCGGCTATATCAGTTCCCGTATCGGCCTTGATGCCGATTCCTGCGGCGTGACCGTGTCGTTGACCGAGCAGAGCTCCGAAATCAATCAGGGTGTGGCCCGTTTGAGCGGCGAGGCGGAATCACAGGCATCTCGCGAGCAGCGCTACGAAGCACAAGGTGCCGGCGATCAGGGCGTGATGTTCGGCTATGCATGCGATGAGACTGATGCGCTGATGCCATTGCCGATTTACTTGGCGCATCGTTTGGCATATCGTCTTACGCAAGTGCGCAAGAATGGCGAAGTGCCGCACCTGCGTCCGGATGGCAAGACTCAGGTGACCGTCGAATACGATGAGAACGATACTCCCGTTCGTCTCGACACGGTGTTGGTTTCCACGCAGCATGATCCTCAAGTCGATCAGGCGTGGCTTAAGGAGCAGCTGACGGAACATGTGATTCGTCCGGTGCTCGACGATGTGCTTGCCGATCGTGTGGCGCATGATGAATATCGCGTGCTCGTTAATCCGACCGGTTCGTTCGTGCTTGGCGGCCCTGCCGCGGATGCCGGTCTGACCGGTCGCAAGATCATCGTCGACACGTATGGTGGTGCGGCGCATCATGGCGGCGGCGCGTTCTCCGGCAAGGATCCGAGCAAGGTGGATCGTTCTGCGGCCTATGCGGCACGTTGGGTGGCCAAGAACATTGTGGCCGCTGGCCTCGCGCATAAGGTTGAAGTGCAGGTGGCGTATGCCATTGGCGTGGCTGACCCGGTGTCCATCAATGTGGAAACGTATGGCACTGAAATTGGTGTGACCCGCGAGCAGATTCAGCAGGCTGTGCGTAAGGTGTTCGACCTTCGACCGGCCGCCATTATCGACGAGCTCGATCTGAAGCGTCCGATCTATTCCAAGACCGCTGCTTACGGTCATTTCGGACGCAACGATGCTGATTTCACTTGGGAGACCACCAATAAAGTCGACGAGCTGAAAGCTGCCATCGAGGGCTGA